The DNA sequence GACGGAAATCACTCCCATTGAAAAAAGCATACCCAGTCCACCGCCGATCAAGGCGATGAGCAGCGCTTCGAAAATGAATTGCGCCAGAATGTAGCGCCGCCGCGCGCCCATCGCCATTTTGATGCCGATTTCACGCGTGCGTTCTTTCACCACGATGTACATGATATTCGCGACGCCCACCCCCGCAATCAGCAAGGTCAAAAATCCGACCGAGCCCAGGAAGATTGCAATCCCGATTGAGATTTTCTCGCCCATTTTTTCATTTTCTATAAAATCCCAAATGCCGAGCGCGCGTTCGTCGGTGGGATCGAAATCATATTTACGGCCGAGCACGCGATAAATCTCGCTTTTCACGACTTCCTGTCTCGTCGGATCGCTGGGACGCACCACCATCGAGTTGACGTATTTGTAGCCGTAGCGCGTGCGAAACGTGGTATAAGGCATGACGGCGCGCCGCGTGTCCGGGCCATTGTTCATGCTGGTTTGAATTTTCTTTTGCATGAGGCCCACGAGTGTGAACGGTATGCCGTCAACCATCAAG is a window from the Cytophagia bacterium CHB2 genome containing:
- a CDS encoding FtsX-like permease family protein gives rise to the protein GVNPGFEEMRRMYPAAGGRFLNEADLLHQRRVMFLGSEIAREIFGEEDPIGKTLMVDGIPFTLVGLMQKKIQTSMNNGPDTRRAVMPYTTFRTRYGYKYVNSMVVRPSDPTRQEVVKSEIYRVLGRKYDFDPTDERALGIWDFIENEKMGEKISIGIAIFLGSVGFLTLLIAGVGVANIMYIVVKERTREIGIKMAMGARRRYILAQFIFEALLIALIGGGLGMLFSMGVISVVQLLPAEDGPMQFLGRPVLSHTIMFLTTSILMIIGLLAGFFPARKAAGLDPVESLRYE